TCTCGTTGGTCGCCGCGTCGATCATTGCCAGTTGCGGCTTCGTCTGATCGGCGGTGAAAACGAACTTGTCGTCCGGCGAGATCGTGACGCGCTGCGTGATCTTGGCAATGGGGATGATTGCCAGCGTCTTGCGCTGCTCCAGATCCAGTACCGAAACGGTGCCAGGGCCGACGTTCGCCGTGTAGCCGCGGCGGCCGTCGTGGGAGATTGCGAGCATGTGCGATTCCTCCTGACCGGTCGGCACGGAGCCGACGATTTGGAGGCTCTTCGGATCAATGATCGTCACGCTCTGGTCCAGCTCGGTCGTGACGTAGAGGAAGCCGTCCTTTGGATTGAACACCGGATCATGCGGGCGGACGCCCTTGCCGAAGTCGACGTCGCCGATGATCTTTCGGGCGGCAACGTCGATGACGACCAGGTTTCGTCCGTCGGTGCCGGCGCGGCCCACGCCGGAGTCGCCATAGATGGGGACGTAGGCCGTCTTGCCATCCGGCGAGGCCGCCACCTCGTGACCGGTCACGCCGTTCTCGGCGACCAGCCCGACCTCTGTGTTGGTGGCTGGGTCGATGATGCTCAAGGCGCGTGCGCCCTTGTTGGCGACGAGCAGGTACCCATCCGCCTTGTCCGCCGCCGGGGCGCTCCACCCGATCGACACGCCGGTGGTGAGCGCCGCCAGCACAGCAACACCCAGAAC
The genomic region above belongs to Luteitalea sp. and contains:
- a CDS encoding beta-propeller fold lactonase family protein, producing the protein MKPLQVGLLVLGVAVLAALTTGVSIGWSAPAADKADGYLLVANKGARALSIIDPATNTEVGLVAENGVTGHEVAASPDGKTAYVPIYGDSGVGRAGTDGRNLVVIDVAARKIIGDVDFGKGVRPHDPVFNPKDGFLYVTTELDQSVTIIDPKSLQIVGSVPTGQEESHMLAISHDGRRGYTANVGPGTVSVLDLEQRKTLAIIPIAKITQRVTISPDDKFVFTADQTKPQLAMIDAATNEIARWIPLPAIGFGAAPTHDGRWLVVALPRANQVAVVDPKTFEVAHTIDVPAAPQEPVIRPDDKMVYVSCDRSQKVAAIRTSDWKVETLIDAAEGADGLAWAVNSRGSRSGRQ